A single genomic interval of Gossypium raimondii isolate GPD5lz chromosome 11, ASM2569854v1, whole genome shotgun sequence harbors:
- the LOC105788081 gene encoding uncharacterized protein LOC105788081 isoform X1 gives MEKGLISVDRWAEGSQAYFLTNLHTDHTQGLSSTWAMAPIFCSRVTAKLFPFKFPNFNLTLLRVLDLGSWHSLSLISPSTGSKVTVQVMAIDAYHCPGAVMFLFRGEFGCMLNTGDFRWEKNCERAKLAKEMLLNALKDDAVDVLYLDNTYCNPTFQFPPREVAVKQQVADIISSYPDHDIVIGIDTLGKEDLLLHISNALNVKIWVWPERLQTMHLLGFHDIFTTDTSLTRVRAIPRYSFSINTLEGLNRMHPTIGIIPSGLPWVVKPFEGNGKLFDSLLTSGYNRSKVSSKGGKQNDKRNGNLESVKRFHKYVYSVQYSDHSSYLEIEEFIKHVQPTSMKGIVSSSSCNVDPFYYFGRICGINQPSRKLDNEHQTFGRGGYTGIEKKRKRVGRLGFYLSRVTVMRRGRKGIKLDEN, from the exons ATGGAGAAAGGGTTAATCTCGGTAGATCGATGGGCAGAGGGCAGTCAAGCTTACTTCTTAACAAACCTGCACACCGATCACACTCAAGGTCTATCTTCCACCTGGGCCATGGCTCCCATCTTCTGCTCCCGCGTCACCGCCAAGCTCTTCCCTTTCAAATTCCCTAATTTCAATCTCACTCTTCTTCGCGTCCTTGATCTTGGATCCTGGCACTCTCTCTCCCTCATTTCGCCTTCCACTGGTTCAAAAGTTACAGTCCAAGTCATGGCCATTGACGCTTACCATTGCCCCG GTGCGGTTATGTTCTTGTTTCGTGGAGAGTTTGGATGCATGCTCAACACTGGAGATTTCCGATGGGAGAAAAACTGTGAGAGAGCGAAGTTAGCAAAGGAAATGCTGCTGAATGCTCTTAAGGACGATGCGGTTGATGTTCTTTACTTGGACAACACGTATTGTAATCCTACTTTTCAATTTCCTCCCAGGGAAGTTGCTGTCAAGCAG CAGGTTGCTGACATCATTTCATCCTATCCAGACCATGATATTGTCATTGGGATTGACACCTTGGGCAAGGAAGATCTTTTGCTTCACATCTCAAATGCACTTAATGTAAAG ATTTGGGTCTGGCCTGAGCGCCTCCAAACCATGCATCTCCTTGGGTTCCATGACATTTTCACAACCGACACATCTCTTACAAGGGTGCGAGCTATCCCTCGTTACAGTTTTAGCATCAACACtttagaaggattaaataggaTGCACCCAACTATAGGAATCATACCATCTGGTCTTCCGTGGGTGGTTAAGCCCTTTGAAGGAAATGGCAAGCTTTTTGATTCTCTTTTAACTTCTGGTTACAACAGAAGCAAAGTGAGTTCAAAAGGTGGGAAGCAGAATGATAAACGCAATGGTAATTTAGAATCTGTAAAAAGATTTCACAAGTACGTATATTCAGTCCAATATTCTGATCACTCAAGCTATCTGGAGATAGAAGAGTTTATAAAACATGTGCAGCCAACTAGCATGAAAGGCATCGTATCTTCATCATCTTGTAATGTTGATCCTTTTTATTACTTTGGTCGCATTTGTGGAATAAACCAACCTTCCCGAAAGTTGGACAATGAACATCAAACGTTTGGAAGAGGTGGTTATACTgggatagaaaagaaaagaaaaagggttggTCGTTTAGGATTTTATTTGAGTAGGGTGACTGTGATGAGACGAGGTCGGAAAGGTATAAAGCTTGATGAAAATTAG
- the LOC105788081 gene encoding uncharacterized protein LOC105788081 isoform X2: protein MEKGLISVDRWAEGSQAYFLTNLHTDHTQGLSSTWAMAPIFCSRVTAKLFPFKFPNFNLTLLRVLDLGSWHSLSLISPSTGSKVTVQVMAIDAYHCPGAVMFLFRGEFGCMLNTGDFRWEKNCERAKLAKEMLLNALKDDAVDVLYLDNTYCNPTFQFPPREVAVKQVADIISSYPDHDIVIGIDTLGKEDLLLHISNALNVKIWVWPERLQTMHLLGFHDIFTTDTSLTRVRAIPRYSFSINTLEGLNRMHPTIGIIPSGLPWVVKPFEGNGKLFDSLLTSGYNRSKVSSKGGKQNDKRNGNLESVKRFHKYVYSVQYSDHSSYLEIEEFIKHVQPTSMKGIVSSSSCNVDPFYYFGRICGINQPSRKLDNEHQTFGRGGYTGIEKKRKRVGRLGFYLSRVTVMRRGRKGIKLDEN from the exons ATGGAGAAAGGGTTAATCTCGGTAGATCGATGGGCAGAGGGCAGTCAAGCTTACTTCTTAACAAACCTGCACACCGATCACACTCAAGGTCTATCTTCCACCTGGGCCATGGCTCCCATCTTCTGCTCCCGCGTCACCGCCAAGCTCTTCCCTTTCAAATTCCCTAATTTCAATCTCACTCTTCTTCGCGTCCTTGATCTTGGATCCTGGCACTCTCTCTCCCTCATTTCGCCTTCCACTGGTTCAAAAGTTACAGTCCAAGTCATGGCCATTGACGCTTACCATTGCCCCG GTGCGGTTATGTTCTTGTTTCGTGGAGAGTTTGGATGCATGCTCAACACTGGAGATTTCCGATGGGAGAAAAACTGTGAGAGAGCGAAGTTAGCAAAGGAAATGCTGCTGAATGCTCTTAAGGACGATGCGGTTGATGTTCTTTACTTGGACAACACGTATTGTAATCCTACTTTTCAATTTCCTCCCAGGGAAGTTGCTGTCAAGCAG GTTGCTGACATCATTTCATCCTATCCAGACCATGATATTGTCATTGGGATTGACACCTTGGGCAAGGAAGATCTTTTGCTTCACATCTCAAATGCACTTAATGTAAAG ATTTGGGTCTGGCCTGAGCGCCTCCAAACCATGCATCTCCTTGGGTTCCATGACATTTTCACAACCGACACATCTCTTACAAGGGTGCGAGCTATCCCTCGTTACAGTTTTAGCATCAACACtttagaaggattaaataggaTGCACCCAACTATAGGAATCATACCATCTGGTCTTCCGTGGGTGGTTAAGCCCTTTGAAGGAAATGGCAAGCTTTTTGATTCTCTTTTAACTTCTGGTTACAACAGAAGCAAAGTGAGTTCAAAAGGTGGGAAGCAGAATGATAAACGCAATGGTAATTTAGAATCTGTAAAAAGATTTCACAAGTACGTATATTCAGTCCAATATTCTGATCACTCAAGCTATCTGGAGATAGAAGAGTTTATAAAACATGTGCAGCCAACTAGCATGAAAGGCATCGTATCTTCATCATCTTGTAATGTTGATCCTTTTTATTACTTTGGTCGCATTTGTGGAATAAACCAACCTTCCCGAAAGTTGGACAATGAACATCAAACGTTTGGAAGAGGTGGTTATACTgggatagaaaagaaaagaaaaagggttggTCGTTTAGGATTTTATTTGAGTAGGGTGACTGTGATGAGACGAGGTCGGAAAGGTATAAAGCTTGATGAAAATTAG